In Erigeron canadensis isolate Cc75 chromosome 1, C_canadensis_v1, whole genome shotgun sequence, a single window of DNA contains:
- the LOC122584688 gene encoding nudix hydrolase 17, mitochondrial-like has product MMCLVSRTGRELQRYDMGRRLVVGCIPYRYKTENGELEVLVISSQKGHAMMFPKGGWELDESVEEAASRECFEEAGVVGIVECELGKWSFKSKSQGIYREGHMFPMLVAEQLELWPEKNLRQRVWMKVEEAREVCQSWWMKEALDVFVERLSSQTSTFTN; this is encoded by the exons ATGATGTGTTTGGTTTCTAGAACTGGACGAGAATTGCAACGTTACGACATGGGTCGTCGACTTGTTGTCGG ATGTATTCCATATAGatataaaacagaaaatggTGAGCTTGAAGTCCTCGTTATCAGCTCGCAGAAGGGCCATGCTATGATGTTTCCTAag GGTGGTTGGGAGCTCGATGAATCTGTTGAAGAAGCCGCTTCCCGAGAGTGTTTTGAAGAGGCTGGTGTTGTTGGAATAGTCGAG TGTGAATTAGGAAAATGGAGTTTTAAAAGCAAGAGTCAAGGTATATACCGTGAAGGACACATGTTTCCAATGCTCGTCGCCGAACAACTTGAGCTTTGGCCAGAGAAAAACCTTAGGCAAAGAGTTTGG ATGAAAGTAGAAGAAGCAAGAGAAGTTTGCCAGAGTTGGTGGATGAAGGAAGCTTTGGATGTTTTTGTAGAGAGACTTTCTTCACAAACGTCGACCTTCACTAATTAA
- the LOC122592661 gene encoding uncharacterized protein LOC122592661, with amino-acid sequence MAHYAIEQDLRDTASSSRKYTYRDNRVETHDRLVRDYFAEKPKFDENFFRTRFQMSRRLFVKITTYLESNFEYFQMRVDGRGKMEFSALQRCTSTVRQLAYDSNPDSLDDYLNMSERSSYDTLNSFCDGVIRLYRHENLRRPTRNDTQRILNHHASYHGFPDMLVAWRGQYTRGDHNGSTISLEAVASQDCWIWNAYFGVAGSNNDLNVLNQSPLFNAFEDGTDPLVPFTVNGTEYNYPYFLVDGIYPRYAIFVKTISHPTGEKRIRFAKAHEAAWKDVERAFETTNMFLRVSRPCGMVLLFPKRVARIVVSSSVGEVRQDSKVVACAVITLNEFIKTTKGVYEMKK; translated from the exons ATGGCGCATTATGCGATTGAACAAGATCTCCGTGATACTGCCTCCTCTTCAAGAAAATATACATACAGAGACAATCGTGTCGAGACGCACGACCGTCTTGTTCGAGATTACTTTGCCGAGAAACCGAAATTTGATGAGAATTTTTTTAGAACACGGTTTCAGATGAGTAGACGATTGTTTGTAAAGATAACTACATATTTGGAAagcaattttgaatattttcaaaTGAGGGTTGACGGTCGTGGGAAAATGGAGTTCTCGGCTTTACAGAGGTGCACATCTACCGTTCGCCAGTTAGCATACGATAGTAATCCCGACAGTTTAGATGATTACTTAAATATGTCAGAAAGATCGTCGTATGACACCCTTAATTCTTTTTGTGATGGAGTCATTAGATTATACCGGCATGAAAATTTACGTAGGCCAACGCGTAATGATACGCAACGCATTTTGAATCATCATGCGTCTTATCATGGTTTTCCCGACATGTtag TGGCTTGGCGTGGCCAGTACACGCGAGGTGATCATAACGGGTCGACGATATCGCTTGAAGCAGTGGCGTCACAGGATTGTTGGATTTGGAACGCATACTTTGGTGTTgccggttcaaacaacgaccttaatgtgttgaaccaatctcctTTGTTCAATGCCTTTGAAGACGGCACAGACCCGCTGGTTCCTTTCACTGTAAATGGAACCGAATATAATTACCCGTATTTTCTCGTAGATGGGATCTATCCAAGATATGCGATATTTGTGAAAACAATTTCCCATCCAACCGGTGAGAAAAGGATTCGATTTGCTAAGGCACATGAGGCTGCATGGAAGGATGTGGAGCGAGCTtttg AAACAACGAATATGTTTCTTCGTGTTTCGAGACCTTGTGGCATGGTGCTTCTATTTCCTAAACGTGTTGCTCGCATTGTTGTCTCTTCTTCCGTAG gggaagttCGACAAGATTCAAAAGTTGTGGCTTGTGCGGTCATCACCTTGAATGAGTTCATCAAAACTACCAAAGGAGTTTATGAGATGAAGAAATAA